GAGTCCCGTCCGGACCGCCATTTTTTATTAAATCTATTAACTTATTATGGGTCGGTAGCTCAGTTGGTAGAGCATTAGATTGAAGCTCTAAGTGTCGGCAGTTCGATTCTGTCCCGACCCACCATAATGCGGGTGTAGTTTAGTGGTAAAACCACAGCCTTCCAAGCTGTTGTCGGGAGTTCGATTCTCCTCACCCGCTCCAAAATGGGCCTATAGCTCAGCTGGTTAGAGCGCACGCCTGATAAGCGTGAGGTCGATGGTTCGAGTCCATTTAGGCCCACCATTTTATTATTCCGAAGTAGCTCAGTTGGTAGCAGCATCTGACTGTTAATCAGAGGGTCGCAGGTTCGAGTCCTGCCTTCGGAGCCATATGGAGAAGTACTCAAGTGGCTGAAGAGGCGCCCCTGCTAAGGGTGTAGGTCGGGTAACCGGCGCGAGGGTTCAAATCCCTCCTTCTCCGCCAGTTGGCCCCTTGGTCAAGCGGTTAAGACACCGCCCTTTCACGGCGGTAACACGAGTTCGAATCTCGTAGGGGTCATAATTAAAACCTTTGGAACATTAAGTTCCAAAGGTTTTTTTGTTTTGATACTTTCTGTTCTCTGTTCTATTAAAATTCTCTTAATGTGGATTCTTTGTAAATATTCACGCAAGAATCTGTTCCAACCACAAAACATACCTCCTAAACCACGAAATAAACATTGCACTCCACGAAAAATTGGAATGTATCCTTCAAACAGACAACTTATTCAACTTAATGGTCATCCAAAAAGAACTGTACGATACCTTGCAGAAACATAGTCCTACTAAGTAAGAAGAAGGTAATCAACCTTGCCAGACTTGGGATTTTGAAATGAATTATATAAAAAACAAAATAGATTGATGAAATGGAATGGCTAAAAACTAATTAAAAATATTGACCTTTACGTTACGTTAATTTGTATAGTGATGTTAATGGAGGTGATTGAAATAGAATATACTATTCAACAACTTGCTAAACTTTCTGGTGTTACAACGAGAACACTTCGATATTATGATGAAATTGATTTGTTAAAACCTCTAAAATTAAGTGAGGCAGGGTATCGAATCTACGGGGATTGGGAAGTAAAACTATTACAACAAATCTTATTTTATCGTGAATTAGGATTAAAACTTGAAGAAATCAAAAGAATTATTACACATTCAAATTTTGATATTAAAAATGCTTTGTTAAATCATCGCAAAAATTTATTATTCGAGAAATCAAGAATAGAAAAAATGTTACTAAATGTTGAAAGAACGATAAAAACAATGGAAGGGGAATATGAAATGAATGATGCTGAACGTTTTGAAGGTTTTAAAGATGAAATGATTCAGAAAAATGAAAAGTCCTATGGTGATGAAATTCGTAAAACGTATGGCAATGATATAGTAGAAGCTTCAAATACAAAATTACGTGCAATGAACGAAAAACAATTCAAAGAGAATCAATTAATTGGAAAACGAATGATTGAGTTCTTAAAAATCGCAATGCAGCACGGAGATATTTACAGTAAAGAAGCGCAGGAGGCTGTAGAATGCCATAAAAAATGGTTAACTGAATATTGGCCTTCTTATTCTAAAGAAGCTCACAAGGGGCTTGCTGATATGTATATAGCAGATGAACGATTTACTGCTTATTATGATCAACATCAAAAAGGCATGACTCAATTTTTACGTGATGCAATATATGCTAATGTTTGAATGATAAGTAAGGAACTCCAGGAGTTCCTTTTATTTTGTTGAAATGAATTGACTCTCGCCATGAAGTAAAATAACCTGATTTTTCCTTTTATAAAAGCATGAAAACAGCTATATTTTTTTAAAATGTATTGAAATATGTGCGTTGAAATGAGAATTTTGGGGAATAAATAGGACAGAATGGAGGTTGTACAATGACAGATCAACAATTACAAACACTAAAGAAAGCATTACAAGATGAGCTTAAAAGGATAAAAGAAAGACCAGAAAATGATGAAACTTTTATATCGACTGAGCTTTCTAACTATGATAATCATCCAGCCGATCAAGCGACAGACATGATGGATTCGGCAACGGAACTTGCGATGGATAAATTTCACGAATTTCAGATAGATAAAATTGAGAAAGCTTTACGAGCAATAGATGAAGGAACCTATGGGTATTGTACTGTTTGTGGTGGAGAAATCCCCTTTGAACGTTTAGAGGCTATACCAAGTACCCTGACTTGTGTTGAACATTCAGAAAGAACAGCTGGTACTCAGGAGAGACCAGTAGAGGAAGGAATCCTAAATGCAACAACATCTGATCCGAGTAATTTTAAGGACTATAGAATTGATGGAGAAGACAGTTTTCTTGTAGTAGAGGATTATGGTTCTTCTGATACCCCATCTGATATGGGGCATAATTAGAAATACATGACAAGTTCTTCAGTAACTTATGGAAAAAACAGTAGAGCCAACAAATCTGTTGGCTTTTTCTTATGCAACCCATACTACATATTCTTGTATAATAGAGTAAAAAAATGGGGAGGTAGGCATATGAAAATTATTGATTTACATTGTGACGTGTTATATCAACTATCAAAGACCAGTGAACCAATTCAATTTTCGCAAGCAGCCGAACTTCAAGCGAGTAAAGAGAAACTTCAAGCAGGGCATGTAATTGTACAGAATTTTGCTATTTTTATAAGTGAGGATGTTCCTCCAGTTGAAAAATTCACAGA
This window of the Rummeliibacillus pycnus genome carries:
- a CDS encoding TraR/DksA C4-type zinc finger protein: MTDQQLQTLKKALQDELKRIKERPENDETFISTELSNYDNHPADQATDMMDSATELAMDKFHEFQIDKIEKALRAIDEGTYGYCTVCGGEIPFERLEAIPSTLTCVEHSERTAGTQERPVEEGILNATTSDPSNFKDYRIDGEDSFLVVEDYGSSDTPSDMGHN
- a CDS encoding MerR family transcriptional regulator yields the protein MLMEVIEIEYTIQQLAKLSGVTTRTLRYYDEIDLLKPLKLSEAGYRIYGDWEVKLLQQILFYRELGLKLEEIKRIITHSNFDIKNALLNHRKNLLFEKSRIEKMLLNVERTIKTMEGEYEMNDAERFEGFKDEMIQKNEKSYGDEIRKTYGNDIVEASNTKLRAMNEKQFKENQLIGKRMIEFLKIAMQHGDIYSKEAQEAVECHKKWLTEYWPSYSKEAHKGLADMYIADERFTAYYDQHQKGMTQFLRDAIYANV